The Armatimonas rosea genome includes a window with the following:
- a CDS encoding c-type cytochrome: protein MRVSWQAVGGLVPLVVVAGLALARPEESKVVVRDPAPQALALVPGGRALVAERGTASVALLELAEGRVLNRVSVGAEPFGLAVRGSVAVVTSYGADSLSVLSLAPKGVGVTATFPVGAEPRGVALSADGKRAYVALGAESCIAVVDLASRKVIRRLPTGLEPWHVALTPDGKRLAVGCTRARTLSVFAVPSGQELYTVPLNGRNVRQLAVSPDSKQAFVPFINERRFPATKDNIGRGWVVGNRLARVPLSDEGPREAIALDTNGDALGDVEGCALSPDGQTLALTAGGTHELVLFSRIAGLPFVAFGGPEDFLEPASVQRIRRIKLGGRPMGVQFSPEGKQLVVANDFLNAVQVIEVVTGTVTKTIALGGPATPSLVRQGEILFHDAKRSFHSWYSCASCHTEGHTNGGNFDTKNDGGYGKPKKTLSLRGVAQTAPYTWHGWQTDLRQAIRESFVSSMQGDEPSGADLDAVEAYLKSLDWKRSPFPPSAAGKQVFEAKGCTSCHGGPNYTSTAITKVGLEEPSDVYQGYNPPSLRNVYSRAPYLHDGRAATLEDVLTKYHRPSTLTSQPDCTPQELRDLVAFLKSL from the coding sequence ATGCGCGTTTCTTGGCAGGCAGTGGGCGGGCTTGTGCCGCTGGTCGTGGTCGCGGGGCTGGCGCTGGCACGGCCGGAAGAGAGCAAGGTCGTCGTGCGGGACCCTGCGCCACAAGCACTGGCACTCGTGCCCGGTGGGCGAGCGCTAGTCGCCGAGCGTGGCACGGCAAGTGTCGCCCTGCTTGAGCTCGCTGAGGGGCGTGTCTTAAACCGCGTCTCCGTGGGCGCGGAGCCGTTTGGGCTGGCGGTGCGGGGGAGCGTGGCGGTCGTCACCAGCTACGGCGCGGACTCGCTGAGCGTGCTCTCCCTGGCTCCGAAGGGTGTTGGAGTGACAGCGACCTTTCCGGTGGGGGCAGAGCCGCGCGGGGTCGCGCTGAGCGCCGACGGTAAGCGGGCCTATGTCGCGCTGGGGGCCGAGAGCTGCATCGCGGTCGTGGACCTGGCGAGCCGTAAGGTGATCCGTCGTCTTCCCACGGGCCTAGAGCCCTGGCATGTTGCGCTTACGCCCGATGGCAAGCGCCTCGCGGTGGGTTGTACACGGGCACGTACCCTCTCGGTCTTTGCCGTGCCGTCGGGGCAGGAGCTCTACACCGTCCCCCTCAACGGTCGCAACGTGCGCCAGCTCGCGGTCTCCCCCGACAGCAAGCAGGCTTTTGTTCCCTTTATCAACGAGCGGCGCTTCCCGGCGACCAAGGACAATATCGGGCGGGGCTGGGTCGTGGGAAATCGTCTTGCGCGGGTGCCGCTCAGCGACGAAGGCCCGCGGGAGGCGATTGCGCTGGACACCAACGGCGATGCGCTGGGCGATGTCGAGGGCTGCGCACTCTCGCCCGATGGCCAGACTCTTGCCCTGACTGCGGGGGGAACTCATGAGCTGGTGCTCTTCTCTCGGATTGCCGGCCTGCCCTTTGTCGCTTTTGGTGGCCCCGAGGACTTTCTGGAGCCCGCATCGGTGCAGCGCATCCGGCGCATCAAACTGGGCGGCCGGCCGATGGGGGTCCAGTTCTCCCCCGAGGGCAAGCAGCTCGTGGTCGCCAATGACTTTCTCAATGCGGTGCAAGTGATCGAGGTGGTGACGGGCACGGTGACCAAGACAATCGCGCTTGGCGGGCCGGCGACGCCATCGCTCGTGCGCCAAGGGGAGATTCTCTTCCACGATGCCAAGCGCTCGTTTCACTCCTGGTACTCCTGCGCCTCGTGCCACACCGAGGGCCACACCAACGGCGGGAACTTCGACACCAAAAACGACGGTGGCTACGGCAAGCCGAAGAAGACCCTGAGCCTGCGGGGAGTGGCCCAGACCGCGCCCTACACCTGGCACGGCTGGCAGACCGACCTGCGCCAGGCGATCCGTGAGTCGTTTGTCAGTAGCATGCAGGGCGACGAGCCATCGGGGGCGGATCTCGATGCCGTGGAGGCCTACCTGAAGTCGCTCGACTGGAAGCGATCGCCCTTTCCCCCTAGCGCGGCGGGCAAGCAGGTCTTTGAGGCGAAGGGGTGCACAAGCTGCCACGGCGGACCGAACTACACATCGACAGCGATCACCAAGGTGGGGCTGGAGGAGCCTAGTGATGTCTACCAGGGCTACAACCCACCCAGCCTGCGCAATGTCTACAGCCGCGCTCCGTACCTGCACGATGGCCGCGCCGCCACTCTGGAGGATGTCCTCACCAAGTACCACCGCCCGAGTACACTTACCAGCCAGCCGGACTGCACACCCCAGGAGCTCAGAGACCTGGTAGCGTTCTTAAAGAGCCTCTAG
- a CDS encoding thymidine kinase, translating to MPAGSLTVICGSMFSGKTEELIRLVRRALYARRTVQVFKPALDTRDPATVIRSHNGALHEALAVESSASLYLSIAPETQVIAIEEAQFFDEDIFSVCQALADEGKEVIVSGLDMDFRGAPFGAMPSLIAVADNVVKLRAICAVCGGDAARSQRLLDGQPAPASAPTVLIGATEHYEARCRQCHRVPED from the coding sequence ATGCCTGCTGGTTCCCTCACTGTCATCTGTGGCTCGATGTTCTCGGGAAAGACCGAGGAGCTGATCCGTCTGGTGCGCCGTGCGCTCTACGCGCGGCGCACGGTCCAGGTCTTCAAGCCCGCCCTCGATACCCGCGATCCCGCCACGGTGATTCGCTCCCACAACGGCGCGCTCCACGAAGCCCTTGCGGTCGAGAGCTCGGCGTCGCTCTATCTCTCCATCGCCCCAGAGACCCAGGTCATCGCCATAGAAGAGGCGCAGTTCTTCGACGAAGACATCTTCTCGGTCTGCCAGGCCCTCGCCGACGAAGGCAAAGAGGTGATTGTCTCGGGGCTGGACATGGACTTTCGCGGCGCTCCCTTTGGCGCGATGCCAAGCCTGATCGCAGTCGCAGACAATGTGGTGAAGCTCAGGGCGATCTGCGCGGTCTGTGGCGGGGATGCCGCCCGGTCGCAGCGGCTCTTGGACGGCCAGCCCGCCCCTGCCAGCGCCCCGACCGTCTTGATCGGCGCGACCGAGCACTACGAGGCCCGCTGCCGCCAGTGCCACCGTGTCCCCGAGGACTAG
- a CDS encoding AAA family ATPase has product MTLNFPPVCLIVLCGASGSGKSTWARRHFLPSQLVSSDQCREMVVDSAASQSANDDAFALFHQWIALRLKNRRLTVADSTALKPGARDRLIALAQEARVPVVVVAFDVPLDEAIRRDSLRTERSVGEKVVTRHRATLEQALRELAKDTRLAALHVLTPEQQDTVTVQTTPGAVAAPAFDVIGDVHGCLPELKSLLTKLGYDHESTHPTGRVPVFVGDLADRGPDSPGVLRFVCDLVAADKALFVPGNHDDKLFRMLQGGKVQRTHGLDLTEEQLLGMPEKERERLTLDILAYLAPQPVHLVLAEGRLAVAHAGIRDDMLGQSSDFITRFTRFGDVRGFAPDGMPLRHDWAAERENGDSGPLICYGHTPQDEIRFVNNTVNLDGGCVFGGFLAALRFPERELVTVPAEHAYAERRGGSAPAE; this is encoded by the coding sequence ATGACACTCAACTTCCCCCCAGTCTGCTTGATCGTTCTGTGTGGCGCGTCGGGCTCGGGCAAATCGACCTGGGCGCGGCGGCACTTTCTCCCCTCCCAGCTTGTCTCCAGCGACCAGTGCCGTGAGATGGTCGTGGACAGTGCCGCATCGCAGAGCGCCAACGACGATGCCTTTGCGCTCTTTCACCAGTGGATTGCGCTCCGGCTCAAGAACCGCCGCCTCACAGTCGCGGACTCAACCGCTCTCAAGCCGGGGGCGCGGGATCGGCTGATCGCGCTTGCCCAAGAGGCGCGGGTTCCCGTGGTCGTGGTTGCCTTCGATGTCCCGCTCGACGAGGCGATCCGGCGCGACTCCCTGCGTACAGAGCGCTCTGTCGGGGAGAAAGTGGTGACGCGCCACCGGGCGACTCTGGAGCAGGCCCTGCGCGAGCTGGCCAAGGACACGCGCCTTGCCGCGCTCCATGTCCTCACCCCGGAGCAACAAGACACGGTGACCGTCCAGACCACGCCCGGTGCTGTCGCCGCGCCCGCCTTCGATGTGATCGGCGATGTGCACGGCTGCCTCCCCGAGCTCAAGAGCCTGCTCACAAAGCTCGGCTACGACCACGAGAGCACCCACCCCACGGGCCGCGTCCCGGTCTTTGTGGGGGACCTCGCCGACCGTGGCCCCGACTCGCCGGGCGTCCTCCGGTTTGTCTGTGACCTGGTCGCGGCGGACAAGGCCCTCTTTGTCCCCGGCAACCACGATGACAAGCTCTTTCGTATGCTCCAGGGCGGAAAGGTCCAGCGCACCCACGGCCTAGATTTAACCGAGGAGCAGCTCCTGGGGATGCCCGAGAAGGAGCGCGAGCGGCTCACGCTGGATATCCTGGCCTACCTCGCGCCCCAGCCGGTGCACCTTGTGCTCGCGGAGGGCAGGCTCGCGGTGGCGCACGCGGGGATTCGCGACGACATGCTGGGGCAGAGCTCAGACTTTATCACCCGCTTCACGCGCTTTGGGGATGTCCGCGGCTTCGCGCCCGATGGCATGCCGCTCCGCCACGACTGGGCCGCCGAGCGCGAAAACGGGGACTCTGGCCCCTTGATCTGCTACGGTCACACGCCACAAGACGAGATCCGCTTTGTGAATAATACGGTCAACCTCGACGGTGGCTGTGTCTTTGGGGGCTTCTTGGCCGCGCTCCGCTTCCCCGAGCGCGAGCTGGTGACCGTCCCTGCTGAGCACGCCTACGCCGAGCGCCGCGGCGGCTCGGCGCCAGCTGAGTAA
- the tnpA gene encoding IS200/IS605 family transposase: MEKRRRNHTELAVHLVWTTWKRMPLIRSSELERSLWRVIQNEAEILGCSVLAIGGMPDHVHLVLVQPPSLSLSKLLNQLKGVSSSVARTQLGSEAFFQWAEGYSAFSLSSTHCQNAIAYVQSQKEHHSLETLWERWEETPDLELWAERPS; the protein is encoded by the coding sequence GTGGAAAAGCGACGACGAAATCATACAGAGCTGGCGGTGCATCTGGTCTGGACGACCTGGAAGCGCATGCCCCTGATCCGAAGTAGTGAGCTGGAGCGTAGCCTCTGGCGCGTGATACAGAACGAAGCAGAGATCCTAGGATGCTCGGTTCTCGCGATTGGAGGAATGCCAGATCACGTGCACCTGGTTCTGGTGCAACCACCAAGCCTCTCTTTATCGAAACTGTTAAACCAGCTCAAAGGTGTTTCTTCGTCGGTGGCACGTACACAACTCGGCAGCGAGGCATTTTTTCAGTGGGCGGAAGGCTACTCTGCCTTCTCCCTGAGCAGCACGCACTGCCAGAATGCGATTGCCTATGTCCAGTCCCAGAAAGAGCACCACTCGCTTGAGACGCTCTGGGAGCGCTGGGAAGAAACCCCCGACCTAGAGCTATGGGCGGAACGCCCTTCGTAG
- a CDS encoding MgtC/SapB family protein — MSLRPPWDFFLQPQALSFYTEAGYLILASLLGGFIGAQREATNHSAGLRTHVLVCLGACLLTRIHFPSGDPGRIAAQVVTGIGFLGAGVILRRGLSVRGLTTAATVWIVAAIGIACGAGGIYPATATFTTLLVLFTLSVGRWSENLIHKNERQTTLTITVNRHKGAVSAALTALTEAGATVSSFETEDHPDGRRVLLVTIRMRPDVKEQDVCDELNNALPDATLEWV; from the coding sequence ATGAGTTTGCGTCCGCCGTGGGACTTTTTCCTTCAACCGCAGGCCCTGTCCTTCTACACCGAGGCGGGCTATCTCATCCTGGCCTCGCTCCTTGGGGGCTTTATCGGGGCGCAGCGGGAGGCGACCAACCACTCGGCAGGGCTCCGCACGCACGTTCTGGTCTGCCTGGGGGCGTGCTTGCTCACCCGAATCCACTTCCCCAGCGGCGACCCGGGGCGGATCGCAGCCCAGGTGGTGACCGGTATTGGCTTTCTGGGGGCGGGCGTGATCCTGCGCCGCGGGCTCTCGGTACGGGGCCTGACGACCGCCGCGACCGTCTGGATCGTCGCCGCGATCGGGATCGCCTGTGGTGCGGGGGGAATCTACCCGGCCACCGCCACGTTCACGACTCTCTTGGTGCTCTTCACGCTGAGTGTCGGGCGCTGGTCGGAGAACCTGATCCATAAAAACGAGCGCCAGACCACGCTGACCATCACGGTCAACCGACACAAGGGTGCGGTCAGCGCAGCCCTTACCGCCCTCACCGAGGCCGGCGCGACCGTCTCCAGCTTCGAGACCGAAGACCACCCCGATGGCCGCCGGGTCTTGCTGGTGACGATCCGCATGCGCCCCGATGTCAAAGAGCAGGATGTCTGCGACGAGCTCAACAACGCCCTCCCCGATGCCACCCTGGAGTGGGTATAA
- a CDS encoding S41 family peptidase, giving the protein MLELAKLYATVTYFHPRAGARWAEATEAYFPEVLRAPNPETLGRWLSVLDDPWTGVVTSKPEPQPESATPGYTATTAEGWPLLTLSDVGWLLTPEGERCLAGFIAQASRAPAAILDLRTAQLPRRSAAARLATLTDGIAQPALWQRAHYGKVPEAQSATGNFRTGWVGRAAVISLARWPLTAVVLSPQSPVPPFVLALAQLGQAVLLCEGEVPLREPWAPTTTVTLPGGPTLRVRTGLTELPRLQPTRDPLPEARAWLAANLALPSEERKGTSALLPSGQPRLVPPTTRLHAALRLWSALWLLHPHRVALQPELERAWPGFLAQVQAAGDAPTFHKAVRQLLRLTRDGHAVTVTPLDSLLFGSVGAAVRLQTIEGKATVVALRGASELKVGDAVVAVEGVPLTVRRAQLDPYLAAGTPQARENYLNNRVLLGQRGSLANLTLEGGRQVAVPRLPSDGKERQGEVVRVLKGGVVYADLDRLTRPEIAPFFVHFGQAPGLIFDLRGYVEETAWELAPYLAPTEPLIAARFHRPVALPPEDGELAGRHLDEVFDQTLPRRTTQRRYRGRVAVLIDERTQSQAEHTVLFLKACGALLVGSPTAGAVGDVTNLLLSDGIVVRFSGQDVRLPEGTKVAGVGVMPALRKRPTRRGLQAGRDEVLEAALGAILSHG; this is encoded by the coding sequence ATGCTTGAACTGGCGAAGCTCTACGCCACGGTGACCTACTTCCATCCCCGTGCGGGTGCGCGCTGGGCGGAGGCAACGGAGGCCTATTTCCCCGAGGTGCTCCGTGCCCCCAACCCGGAGACCCTGGGGCGCTGGCTGAGCGTGCTCGACGACCCATGGACCGGTGTGGTTACTTCCAAGCCCGAGCCACAACCCGAGAGCGCGACTCCCGGCTACACCGCGACCACCGCCGAGGGCTGGCCGCTCCTGACCCTCTCCGATGTGGGCTGGCTCCTCACCCCGGAGGGCGAGCGCTGCCTGGCAGGGTTTATCGCCCAGGCGAGCCGGGCTCCTGCGGCGATCCTCGACCTGCGCACGGCTCAGCTTCCACGTCGCAGTGCCGCCGCTCGCCTTGCGACCCTCACCGATGGGATCGCCCAGCCCGCTCTCTGGCAGCGCGCCCACTACGGCAAGGTCCCCGAGGCACAGAGCGCGACCGGCAACTTTCGCACCGGCTGGGTGGGGCGTGCGGCTGTCATCTCCCTGGCGCGCTGGCCGCTGACCGCGGTCGTGCTGAGCCCCCAGAGCCCCGTGCCGCCGTTTGTCCTCGCGCTGGCACAGCTCGGTCAGGCGGTCTTGTTGTGTGAGGGGGAGGTCCCACTTAGAGAGCCCTGGGCTCCGACCACGACTGTCACCCTTCCTGGTGGCCCGACCCTCCGTGTCCGAACGGGGCTCACCGAGCTACCCAGGCTACAGCCCACCCGCGACCCCCTCCCTGAGGCGCGTGCCTGGCTAGCCGCGAACCTTGCCCTACCCTCTGAGGAGCGTAAGGGGACGAGCGCACTCCTGCCGTCGGGGCAGCCACGCCTCGTTCCTCCCACAACCCGCCTGCACGCGGCCCTGCGGCTCTGGAGTGCGCTCTGGCTGCTCCATCCCCACCGCGTGGCCCTGCAGCCCGAGCTGGAGCGGGCGTGGCCAGGGTTCTTGGCCCAGGTACAGGCCGCCGGGGACGCGCCCACGTTCCACAAGGCCGTGCGCCAGCTCCTGCGACTGACTCGCGATGGCCACGCCGTCACCGTGACCCCGCTGGACAGCCTGCTCTTTGGGAGCGTGGGAGCGGCGGTGCGCCTACAGACCATTGAGGGCAAGGCGACTGTCGTGGCGCTTCGTGGGGCCAGTGAGCTGAAGGTGGGGGATGCGGTGGTGGCGGTGGAGGGCGTGCCGCTGACCGTGCGACGGGCCCAGCTCGATCCCTACCTGGCTGCCGGGACCCCCCAGGCCCGGGAGAACTACCTCAACAACCGCGTGCTGCTCGGGCAACGCGGGAGCCTGGCAAACCTCACGCTGGAAGGGGGACGTCAGGTGGCTGTCCCACGCCTGCCCTCCGATGGCAAGGAGCGTCAGGGCGAGGTGGTGCGTGTTCTGAAGGGGGGCGTGGTCTACGCCGATCTCGACCGCCTGACCCGCCCCGAAATTGCGCCTTTTTTTGTGCACTTTGGCCAGGCACCCGGCCTGATCTTCGACTTACGCGGCTATGTGGAAGAGACAGCCTGGGAGCTGGCACCCTACCTCGCACCCACGGAGCCGCTGATTGCGGCGCGCTTCCACCGGCCGGTGGCGCTGCCCCCGGAGGATGGCGAGCTCGCGGGGCGGCACCTGGACGAGGTCTTTGACCAGACTCTCCCCCGCCGCACGACCCAGCGGCGCTACCGTGGGAGGGTGGCGGTGCTCATCGACGAGCGCACGCAGAGCCAGGCCGAGCACACAGTGCTGTTTCTCAAGGCCTGCGGGGCGCTGCTGGTGGGCTCCCCAACGGCCGGGGCGGTGGGGGATGTGACGAACCTGCTCCTAAGCGATGGGATCGTCGTGCGCTTCTCCGGCCAAGATGTCCGCCTCCCGGAGGGCACCAAGGTGGCAGGGGTCGGCGTGATGCCTGCGCTACGCAAACGGCCCACCCGGAGAGGTCTCCAGGCGGGCCGTGATGAGGTGCTTGAGGCAGCGCTGGGCGCTATTCTTTCACACGGGTGA
- the grpE gene encoding nucleotide exchange factor GrpE yields the protein MFSRFKRDKNSNGDAMTDDSTAQTGSGAEFDADSAPPMTDTEAGTSDVAQLQAQVESLTAELDAARTDFLRARADFSNLKRRTEEEREGLKGYLIEDILQKLLPILDNFERALIAASQTSDYDKLVVGVNAIYKQFGEALAGEGVMVIPGTTGTPFDPNLHNAVLRDENSDLPENTIVEELQRGYLLGTKVLRPTLVKVATGG from the coding sequence GTGTTTTCACGTTTTAAACGCGATAAAAATTCCAACGGAGACGCCATGACCGACGACAGCACTGCCCAGACCGGGTCTGGGGCGGAGTTTGATGCCGATAGCGCACCACCTATGACCGACACGGAGGCAGGAACCTCCGATGTGGCTCAGCTTCAAGCCCAAGTGGAGAGCCTGACCGCGGAGCTCGACGCCGCACGCACCGATTTTCTTCGCGCCCGCGCCGATTTTTCCAACCTCAAGCGTCGCACGGAAGAGGAGCGCGAGGGGCTCAAGGGCTACCTGATCGAGGATATCCTGCAGAAGCTCCTCCCCATTCTCGATAACTTTGAGCGCGCGCTCATCGCCGCCTCCCAGACCAGCGACTACGACAAGCTTGTCGTGGGGGTCAATGCGATCTACAAGCAGTTCGGTGAGGCACTCGCCGGTGAGGGCGTGATGGTGATTCCGGGAACCACCGGCACCCCGTTCGATCCCAACCTGCACAACGCTGTCCTCCGCGATGAGAACAGTGACCTGCCGGAGAATACCATTGTCGAGGAGCTTCAGCGGGGCTACCTGCTGGGAACCAAGGTCCTCCGTCCCACCTTAGTGAAAGTCGCCACCGGCGGCTAG
- a CDS encoding TIGR02452 family protein codes for MNVKLAIAAREALAIQERGWYKLPNGTTVSIERALKKACDGTQLYLPEDFDTLWEALGEQSVLCETEVTVENASTLEAARELRKRYERVALLNFASARNPGGGFMGGARAQEESLARASGLYSCLRTQPEFYDYHRALRSCLYSDRVIFSPDVPVFCDDHHHALAQPYTVSMLTSAAVNVGALEKNEPQSLRFVEATMARRVRMVLAVAAAQETEALVLGAWGCGVFRCDPELIARLFAEALAEPELKGRFQRIVFAIMNPRSGPDKNIASFECSFGVTASA; via the coding sequence ATGAACGTTAAACTTGCAATCGCAGCCAGAGAAGCGCTGGCAATCCAGGAGCGCGGCTGGTACAAGCTCCCCAATGGCACGACTGTCTCTATCGAGAGAGCTCTCAAGAAGGCCTGTGATGGCACTCAGCTCTATCTCCCCGAGGACTTCGACACGCTGTGGGAGGCGCTGGGTGAGCAGAGCGTGCTCTGCGAGACTGAGGTCACGGTAGAGAATGCCTCGACTCTAGAGGCGGCACGGGAGCTCCGAAAGCGCTACGAGCGGGTGGCTCTGCTGAACTTCGCGTCGGCGCGCAACCCCGGCGGGGGCTTTATGGGCGGCGCACGGGCACAGGAAGAGAGCCTCGCGCGGGCATCGGGGCTCTATAGCTGCCTGCGCACCCAGCCGGAGTTCTACGACTACCACCGTGCGCTGCGCTCCTGCCTCTACTCCGACCGGGTGATCTTCTCCCCCGATGTGCCGGTCTTCTGCGATGACCACCACCACGCGCTGGCGCAGCCCTACACGGTCTCGATGCTCACCAGTGCAGCGGTCAATGTGGGAGCGCTGGAGAAGAACGAGCCCCAGAGCCTGCGCTTTGTCGAGGCCACGATGGCGCGCCGGGTACGCATGGTGCTCGCGGTGGCGGCGGCGCAGGAGACCGAGGCGCTGGTCTTGGGAGCTTGGGGCTGCGGGGTCTTCCGCTGCGACCCGGAGCTCATCGCCCGCCTCTTCGCCGAAGCCCTCGCCGAGCCGGAGCTCAAAGGGCGTTTTCAGAGGATAGTCTTTGCGATCATGAACCCACGCAGCGGCCCCGATAAAAATATCGCCAGCTTTGAGTGCTCCTTTGGCGTAACCGCAAGCGCCTAA
- a CDS encoding zinc ribbon domain-containing protein: protein MKHCAGCGAPNPHHLTVCYACGRTLDQAAPPPAKTYPCRACEKPVPFAAPVCPHCGLAVQAAVPSYGAVQGMALQDFSRVTDALQQASAIGSIGDWEIDPLPDGTTRLKRGIWARITRAGATDWEEGVALVVFGMGALFSLAFAYPKHGEPRPYMLVVAIVFGVLAVAVLIWMLGASEQLRVGRELLERRRTLGKLQRVRRWEGPAAATFRLSYREVSSRYGHQVYRTLRVAGRSGGATLDSYQVPTDMGALDGFLGGGSQPLLAPSTDEAAALGRFLAHITGWPLLDAPTQAWRSGGF from the coding sequence ATGAAACACTGTGCGGGCTGTGGGGCGCCCAATCCGCACCATCTAACAGTCTGCTATGCCTGTGGGCGAACCCTAGACCAAGCCGCGCCACCGCCCGCCAAGACCTACCCCTGCCGTGCCTGTGAGAAGCCTGTCCCCTTCGCAGCTCCGGTCTGCCCGCACTGTGGGCTTGCGGTGCAGGCAGCGGTTCCCAGCTACGGAGCCGTTCAGGGCATGGCCCTCCAAGACTTCTCCCGGGTCACCGATGCGCTCCAGCAAGCCAGCGCGATTGGCAGTATCGGTGACTGGGAGATCGACCCGCTCCCCGATGGCACGACCCGGCTCAAGCGGGGCATCTGGGCCAGAATCACACGCGCAGGGGCAACAGACTGGGAAGAGGGCGTCGCTCTCGTGGTCTTTGGGATGGGAGCGCTCTTTAGCCTTGCTTTTGCCTACCCGAAGCACGGCGAGCCCCGCCCCTACATGCTTGTTGTTGCCATTGTCTTTGGAGTACTCGCCGTGGCCGTCCTGATTTGGATGCTGGGTGCCTCAGAGCAGCTCCGGGTCGGGCGTGAGCTTCTGGAGCGGCGCCGAACCCTGGGCAAGCTTCAGCGGGTCCGGCGCTGGGAGGGCCCCGCGGCCGCGACCTTCCGCCTCAGCTACCGCGAGGTCTCCAGCCGCTACGGTCATCAGGTCTATCGAACGCTACGGGTCGCGGGCCGCAGTGGCGGGGCGACACTGGATAGCTACCAGGTTCCCACCGACATGGGAGCCCTCGACGGTTTCTTGGGCGGTGGCTCGCAGCCCCTTCTCGCGCCCAGCACCGATGAGGCCGCCGCTCTAGGGCGCTTCCTGGCCCATATCACCGGCTGGCCGCTTCTCGACGCACCAACCCAGGCATGGCGATCCGGCGGTTTTTAG
- the rfaE2 gene encoding D-glycero-beta-D-manno-heptose 1-phosphate adenylyltransferase: protein MTRDEFAAEAARLKADGKCVVFTNGVFDILHVGHLRYLQQARALGDALFVGVNADASVRRLGKGPERPINPEGERAELLLGLKCVDAVCVFEEDTPVELIRAVQPSIHCKGGDYASPDVLPETAIVREYGGEVVILPLVPGRSTTNVVKKLTSPSR from the coding sequence ATGACACGTGACGAGTTTGCCGCGGAGGCGGCGCGACTGAAGGCCGACGGTAAGTGCGTCGTCTTTACCAATGGGGTCTTTGATATCTTGCACGTCGGGCACCTGCGCTATCTCCAGCAGGCCCGCGCCCTCGGGGATGCGCTGTTTGTGGGCGTGAACGCCGATGCGAGTGTCCGTCGGCTGGGCAAGGGCCCGGAGCGCCCGATCAACCCGGAGGGCGAGCGTGCGGAGCTCTTGCTGGGCCTGAAGTGCGTAGACGCGGTCTGTGTCTTTGAGGAAGACACGCCGGTGGAGCTCATCCGCGCTGTCCAGCCCAGTATTCACTGCAAAGGCGGCGACTATGCCTCGCCCGATGTGCTCCCAGAGACGGCTATCGTCCGTGAGTACGGCGGCGAGGTCGTGATCCTCCCCCTCGTTCCAGGCCGCTCCACCACCAACGTAGTGAAAAAACTAACCTCTCCCTCACGGTAA
- a CDS encoding glycosyltransferase family 9 protein yields the protein MRVCVVRLGGMGDILLATPTLRALAAHFPGSTIDFVVGPGMEAAVTGLPYAGRILAFDRKKHWGKGLPGFVKTLRADGRYDLFLNFQPSLKTLTLMALSQPQQTIVFKKDRRKQAATGRVRHAIDDFAKELVPLGITVTDRQLDFFVPEAARESLAAKLDLSVPYIAINPAGTRDINRWPPERFAELIERLVGAGRRVLLLGGPGDLALASEIAGKTQAPVENLAGKLTVKELGALLERATCVVTGDTGPLHIASAVKAPIVCLSGAADPDRTGPTRPGDLVVINRELSCVPCQARSCKRGDIACMTQLPVDGVWDAIERRIR from the coding sequence ATGAGGGTCTGTGTGGTTCGCCTCGGGGGGATGGGAGATATCCTGCTCGCCACCCCGACACTGCGGGCGCTCGCCGCCCACTTCCCCGGCAGCACGATCGACTTTGTGGTAGGCCCAGGGATGGAGGCAGCGGTCACCGGGCTCCCCTACGCAGGGCGCATCCTGGCCTTCGACCGCAAGAAGCACTGGGGAAAAGGCCTCCCTGGCTTTGTCAAGACGCTCCGTGCCGACGGCCGCTACGACCTCTTTCTGAACTTCCAGCCTAGCCTCAAGACCCTGACGCTCATGGCGCTCTCCCAGCCCCAGCAGACCATTGTCTTCAAGAAAGACCGCCGCAAGCAGGCCGCTACCGGACGGGTGCGCCACGCCATCGACGACTTTGCCAAGGAGCTTGTGCCGCTGGGGATCACGGTCACCGACCGACAGCTGGACTTCTTTGTGCCCGAAGCGGCGCGGGAGTCGCTGGCGGCGAAGCTGGACCTGAGTGTCCCCTATATCGCTATCAACCCCGCAGGAACCCGAGACATCAACCGCTGGCCCCCAGAGCGCTTCGCCGAGCTCATCGAGCGGCTGGTGGGAGCGGGACGGCGCGTACTTCTCCTAGGCGGGCCGGGCGACCTGGCGCTGGCGTCGGAGATCGCGGGGAAGACCCAAGCGCCCGTGGAGAACCTGGCGGGCAAGCTCACGGTCAAGGAGCTAGGAGCCTTGCTGGAGCGGGCGACCTGTGTCGTGACCGGGGATACCGGCCCCCTGCACATCGCCTCCGCCGTGAAGGCCCCGATTGTCTGTCTCTCGGGTGCCGCAGACCCGGATCGCACCGGCCCCACGCGCCCCGGCGATCTGGTCGTGATCAACCGCGAGCTGAGCTGTGTCCCCTGCCAGGCTCGCTCCTGCAAGCGCGGCGATATTGCCTGTATGACCCAGCTCCCCGTGGACGGGGTCTGGGACGCGATAGAAAGACGGATTCGCTAG